One genomic window of Helicobacter canis includes the following:
- a CDS encoding glycosyltransferase family 9 protein: MIGFYRSAFLGDNVIAIRALYTLRKLYDCPIVIYTNAQGMQIFSRLNDGFDKTRGFICIDTDAMSKQELLAHINAKQFDYFILTQPNRWRCKLLSASNAKCIISFATAANLLNPRIHKVFFSRAFSAIPYHKALLKLVRKIDPARYDRAEIAYSHFSYPIDECAKARVLSALDNALAKASSLITMGDMPPQARVQAQDFARITTPIICLNPFVKSTRINLPLESYIAVAQELATHYPQMLIVLLHYKGAPTITLQSPMPNLLVFSNDDNLAHIIELLRLSCLLISPSTGTIHLADMLRISTIGIYNRKDSRLWLGESMQKEHLLLLEKPLEQMSKHEIATATQDLLALVKSLLPTLLPPPQKPQISPVKRVND; this comes from the coding sequence ATGATTGGCTTCTATCGCTCGGCATTCCTTGGGGATAATGTCATCGCTATTAGGGCGTTATATACACTGCGCAAGCTCTATGACTGCCCTATCGTCATCTATACAAATGCCCAAGGTATGCAGATTTTCTCTAGGCTTAATGATGGCTTTGATAAGACTAGGGGCTTTATATGTATCGATACAGATGCTATGAGCAAGCAGGAGCTGCTAGCACATATCAATGCCAAGCAGTTTGACTACTTTATCCTAACCCAGCCTAATCGCTGGCGGTGCAAGCTACTAAGTGCGAGCAATGCTAAGTGTATCATCTCCTTTGCCACTGCGGCAAATCTCCTTAACCCTCGTATCCATAAGGTGTTTTTCTCGCGTGCTTTTTCAGCTATCCCTTATCATAAGGCGTTATTAAAGCTTGTGCGCAAGATCGATCCTGCGCGCTATGATAGGGCAGAGATCGCTTATAGCCACTTTTCCTACCCCATAGATGAGTGCGCTAAAGCTCGCGTGCTATCCGCCTTGGATAATGCCTTAGCCAAAGCGAGTAGTCTCATCACTATGGGTGATATGCCACCGCAAGCTCGCGTGCAGGCGCAAGATTTTGCACGCATTACTACGCCTATCATTTGTCTAAATCCCTTTGTCAAATCCACACGCATCAATCTCCCCCTAGAATCCTACATCGCAGTAGCACAAGAGCTTGCCACGCATTATCCGCAAATGCTTATTGTCTTGCTGCATTATAAGGGCGCACCTACTATCACACTGCAAAGCCCTATGCCAAATCTCCTAGTCTTTAGCAATGATGACAATCTAGCGCATATCATCGAGCTTTTGCGGCTCTCTTGCTTGTTAATTAGCCCAAGCACTGGCACAATACATCTAGCCGATATGCTGCGCATAAGCACCATAGGCATATACAACCGCAAAGATTCTAGGCTCTGGCTGGGTGAGAGTATGCAAAAAGAGCATTTACTCTTGCTTGAAAAGCCCCTAGAGCAAATGTCTAAACACGAGATAGCCACAGCGACACAAGATCTACTAGCCCTAGTCAAATCCCTACTTCCTACCCTACTGCCCCCACCCCAAAAGCCCCAAATCTCTCCTGTAAAGAGAGTCAATGACTAG
- a CDS encoding NFACT family protein codes for MTLAEIDALARFIGCFDKLVLVQRVADMTLKLTLAQCQNPSLCATLQGAKSFDVYLAMTRGKSFAYTTQDLQKPPQDQAALKDSKLESLSPKRYNAPFDVALSRLNRSKILSATLYDDDRILRLELLQQGSYKQSITFLQCEFTGKHTNAIILTHEQIIIDALRHISQAQSHRQVKVGYPLAKIPKNPKKPAPPSTPLALESIPKLLLQAHNLEQSKALESLRHSLLSHYTRTKARLQALLDTLPKETALLQESRTLNHQASLLLSHLHTLSPYQSHATITDNGTLYHINLPASKTPQEAINKLFSTSKKLAQKARNIHKETTNLEEKIAFLDKELAFIARADKLDTLAILAPKKIEKRQKPSNDQAYVIFIQGVKISIGRNERENIKLLESARADDLWMHIRDIPSSHLIIHCGKNALAESIIYKAGEILLGVSGLKQGDFLVDYTKRKFVKITSGACVIFSKHQSLRYRV; via the coding sequence ATGACCCTAGCAGAGATTGACGCGCTAGCGCGCTTTATAGGCTGCTTTGATAAGCTTGTGCTTGTGCAGCGCGTAGCAGATATGACGCTAAAGCTTACCCTAGCCCAATGCCAGAATCCTAGCTTATGCGCCACACTCCAAGGGGCAAAGAGCTTTGATGTGTATCTGGCTATGACAAGGGGCAAAAGCTTTGCCTACACTACACAAGACCTCCAAAAGCCTCCACAAGACCAAGCAGCCCTTAAGGACTCTAAGCTAGAATCCCTAAGCCCCAAACGCTACAATGCTCCCTTTGATGTCGCACTCTCACGGCTCAATCGCTCCAAAATCCTATCCGCTACGCTTTATGATGATGATAGGATCTTGCGCCTAGAGCTTTTACAGCAAGGTAGCTATAAGCAATCTATCACATTTTTGCAATGTGAATTTACCGGCAAGCACACCAATGCAATCATCTTAACCCACGAGCAAATCATTATCGATGCCCTACGCCATATCTCCCAAGCCCAATCACACCGCCAAGTCAAAGTAGGCTACCCCCTTGCCAAAATCCCCAAAAATCCCAAAAAGCCTGCCCCCCCTTCCACGCCACTAGCCCTAGAATCTATACCTAAGCTACTCTTACAAGCACACAATCTTGAGCAAAGCAAAGCCCTAGAATCCTTACGCCACTCTCTGCTATCGCACTACACACGCACCAAAGCCCGCTTGCAAGCCCTGCTAGATACCCTCCCCAAAGAAACAGCACTTTTACAAGAGAGTCGCACGCTCAATCACCAAGCAAGCCTGCTACTCTCTCATCTCCACACACTAAGCCCCTACCAAAGCCACGCTACAATCACAGATAATGGCACACTCTATCATATCAATCTCCCCGCAAGCAAAACCCCGCAAGAAGCGATCAATAAGCTCTTTAGCACATCAAAGAAGCTCGCCCAAAAGGCAAGAAATATCCACAAAGAAACCACAAATTTAGAAGAAAAAATCGCATTTTTAGACAAGGAGCTGGCATTTATCGCGCGAGCAGATAAGCTTGACACCCTTGCGATCCTAGCCCCCAAAAAGATAGAAAAAAGGCAAAAGCCTTCTAATGATCAAGCCTATGTGATCTTTATCCAAGGGGTGAAAATCTCCATAGGGCGCAATGAGAGAGAAAATATCAAGCTCCTAGAATCCGCTAGGGCTGATGACTTGTGGATGCATATCCGCGATATACCTTCATCGCATTTGATTATACATTGTGGGAAAAATGCCCTAGCAGAATCTATCATCTACAAAGCCGGTGAGATTTTGCTCGGTGTAAGCGGGCTTAAGCAAGGGGACTTTTTAGTCGATTATACAAAGAGAAAATTTGTCAAAATCACAAGCGGTGCGTGCGTGATCTTTAGCAAACATCAAAGCCTGCGCTATCGCGTATAG